Proteins co-encoded in one Tachysurus fulvidraco isolate hzauxx_2018 chromosome 17, HZAU_PFXX_2.0, whole genome shotgun sequence genomic window:
- the LOC113646066 gene encoding uncharacterized protein LOC113646066, whose protein sequence is MTRIWISVLLLCSTKYTVESDKRCVTTESPPNPDVYQAEEKLSVNIGASATLQCCVLGTENGDIIWFKQQNTKQPQVIVRLFNTAREKFYKEFQNSRFQIKRFGHCFNLTILNTTLCDEATYYCALVSTDGTRVQMKGERVNAETSKAALCDNSVLCEPTPHGNNTNTDTRHDTVIGLGSALGLCALLIFCLTYFILRRRKGDKMKELDKSPGIREESHINRFSYEALQFFGWKVQPGRTDDFMYTDVMYMKL, encoded by the exons ATGACACGGATCTGGATTTCAGTTCTGCTCCTGTGTAGCACCAAGT ATACAGTCGAGTCTGATAAACGTTGTGTTACTACAGAATCCCCCCCAAATCCAGATGTTTATCAGGCTGAAGAAAAGCTCAGTGTGAATATCGGAGCCTCGGCtactctacagtgttgtgttttaggAACAGAAAACGGAGACATTATCTGGTTTaagcaacaaaacacaaaacagcctCAGGTTATAGTCAGATTATTTAACACTGCCAGAGAAAAGTTTTACAAAGAATTCCAAAATTctcgttttcaaattaaaaggtTTGGACACTGCTTCAATTTGACCATTTTAAACACCACCCTGTGTGATGAAGCCACATATTACTGTGCGCTCGTGTCTACTGATGGAACTCGTGTACAAATGAAAG GTGAGCGTGTTAACGCTGAAACATCtaaagcagctctgtgtgataATTCAGTGTTGTGTGAACCAACACCGCATGGAAACAACACTAACAccgacacacgacacgacacag TGATCGGTTTGGGATCGGCTTTGGGTTTGTGCGcacttctgattttctgtctcacttatttcatactgaggagaagaaaaggtgatAAAA TGAAGGAACTGGACAAATCTCCAGGAATAAGAGAG GAATCTCATATAAACAGATTTTCTTACGAAGCTTTGCAGTTCTTCGGGTGGAAAGTCCAACCTGGACGAACGGATGATTTCATGTACACTGATGTAATGTATATGAAACtgtaa